One window of the Halobacillus litoralis genome contains the following:
- a CDS encoding MIP/aquaporin family protein, producing the protein MSEFLAELIGTMILIIFGGGVVAGVVLKDSKAEGSGWVVITIAWGLAVTMGIYAIGGSTGAHINPAVTLGLASIGDFPWAKVPLYISAQMIGAFIGAGVVFLNYLPHWRKTKDQGAKKGVFCTDPAVRSPFSNLVTEMIGTFVLMMGILFIGANEFTEGLNPLIVGALIVAIGMSLGGTTGYAINPARDLAPRIAHAVLPIPGKGGSDWGYAWIPVVGPILGGVYGALFYQAVFTQEFSLAFWAFSAIVAVIFVGAANAELKKGRTIGNQVEEKVS; encoded by the coding sequence ATGTCTGAATTTCTTGCGGAATTGATTGGAACGATGATTCTGATTATTTTTGGTGGCGGGGTTGTAGCTGGTGTCGTTTTGAAGGATTCGAAGGCTGAGGGCTCAGGATGGGTAGTCATCACCATCGCTTGGGGACTTGCGGTGACGATGGGCATCTATGCGATTGGCGGCTCTACAGGAGCGCACATCAACCCGGCGGTTACATTGGGGCTGGCGTCGATCGGGGATTTCCCTTGGGCGAAGGTTCCTTTATATATTAGTGCACAAATGATCGGTGCTTTCATTGGTGCAGGGGTCGTTTTTCTCAACTACCTACCGCACTGGCGTAAAACGAAGGACCAGGGAGCGAAAAAGGGAGTCTTCTGTACAGACCCAGCTGTCCGCAGTCCTTTTTCAAACTTGGTGACAGAAATGATCGGCACTTTCGTCTTGATGATGGGGATTTTGTTCATCGGGGCCAATGAATTCACAGAAGGGTTGAATCCGTTGATCGTCGGTGCTTTGATCGTTGCGATCGGGATGTCTCTTGGCGGGACGACCGGCTATGCGATCAACCCTGCACGTGACCTGGCACCGAGAATTGCGCACGCTGTTCTGCCGATTCCGGGTAAAGGCGGTTCTGATTGGGGATATGCCTGGATTCCGGTTGTCGGTCCGATATTAGGTGGAGTCTATGGTGCATTGTTTTATCAAGCGGTCTTCACGCAGGAATTTTCGCTGGCGTTCTGGGCGTTTTCCGCAATCGTTGCTGTCATCTTTGTCGGAGCGGCTAACGCTGAATTGAAAAAAGGGAGAACCATCGGCAATCAAGTAGAGGAAAAAGTAAGCTGA
- the glpK gene encoding glycerol kinase GlpK: protein MTKQYILSIDQGTTSSRAILFNKAGKIVETAQKEFEQFFPKPGWVEHDANEIWTSVLACIAEVLRKADVEPEQIAGIGITNQRETAVVWDKHTGKPIYHAVVWQSRQTEDICKELRAAGHNELFREKTGLLLDPYFSGTKVKWMLDNVEGAREKADNGDLLFGTIDTWLVHKLSGGKTHVTDYSNASRTLMYNIYDLEWDDELLDILGVPKSMLPEVKPSSEVYANTVDYHFFGHEVPIAGIAGDQQAALFGQACFEKGMAKNTYGTGCFMLMNTGEEGVASEHGLLTTLAWGIDGKVEYALEGSIFVAGSAIQWLRDGLKLIESAAESEDYATSIDSADGVYLVPAFVGLGTPYWDSEARGAVFGLTRGTSTAHFVRATLESLAYQTKDVLDAMIADSGIDLKALRVDGGAVKNNFLMQFQSDMLGVPVERPVVQETTALGAAFLAGLAVGYWKDKDEIKQQSENERTFTVEMNENEREDLYSGWQKAVEATRKFK, encoded by the coding sequence ATGACGAAGCAGTATATTCTATCCATCGACCAGGGGACGACGAGTTCACGGGCGATTTTATTCAACAAGGCAGGAAAAATCGTGGAAACCGCACAAAAGGAATTCGAACAATTTTTCCCGAAACCAGGCTGGGTCGAGCACGATGCCAATGAGATTTGGACCTCTGTCCTTGCGTGCATCGCCGAAGTGTTGAGGAAAGCTGATGTCGAACCTGAGCAGATTGCCGGCATCGGGATTACGAACCAACGGGAAACAGCAGTTGTCTGGGACAAGCACACCGGAAAGCCGATTTATCATGCAGTGGTTTGGCAATCACGCCAGACGGAAGACATTTGTAAAGAATTGCGCGCAGCCGGTCACAACGAGTTGTTCCGTGAAAAAACAGGTTTGCTGCTCGATCCGTATTTCTCTGGTACGAAAGTGAAATGGATGCTCGACAATGTAGAAGGGGCCCGCGAGAAAGCGGACAATGGTGACCTTTTATTCGGAACGATCGATACATGGCTTGTCCATAAGCTTTCTGGTGGAAAAACGCATGTAACGGATTACTCCAATGCTTCCCGGACGTTGATGTATAACATCTATGACCTGGAATGGGATGATGAATTACTGGACATTTTAGGTGTTCCGAAGTCGATGCTGCCGGAAGTGAAACCATCCTCGGAAGTGTACGCAAATACCGTTGATTATCATTTCTTCGGCCATGAAGTGCCGATTGCCGGCATCGCTGGCGATCAGCAGGCTGCGCTATTCGGACAAGCTTGTTTTGAAAAAGGGATGGCGAAAAACACGTATGGCACTGGCTGCTTCATGTTGATGAACACAGGGGAAGAAGGCGTCGCTTCTGAGCACGGACTTTTGACAACGCTTGCTTGGGGGATTGATGGGAAAGTCGAATATGCCCTGGAAGGAAGCATCTTTGTTGCCGGTTCCGCGATCCAGTGGCTGCGGGACGGTTTGAAACTGATTGAAAGTGCAGCAGAGTCAGAGGATTATGCAACTAGCATTGATTCAGCGGATGGAGTTTATCTGGTCCCTGCCTTTGTCGGACTCGGGACGCCTTATTGGGATAGTGAGGCAAGAGGGGCCGTCTTCGGTTTGACACGCGGAACCTCAACCGCTCATTTCGTCCGCGCCACTCTTGAATCATTGGCTTACCAGACGAAGGATGTTCTTGATGCGATGATCGCAGATTCCGGCATTGATCTGAAAGCCCTTCGTGTAGATGGCGGGGCCGTGAAAAATAATTTCCTCATGCAGTTCCAAAGTGACATGCTCGGTGTTCCGGTCGAGCGTCCTGTCGTGCAAGAGACAACCGCTCTTGGTGCCGCCTTCCTGGCAGGTCTCGCCGTCGGCTATTGGAAAGATAAAGATGAAATCAAACAACAATCAGAGAACGAGCGCACCTTCACGGTTGAAATGAATGAAAATGAACGGGAAGACTTATATAGCGGCTGGCAAAAAGCGGTGGAGGCGACAAGGAAGTTCAAGTGA
- a CDS encoding ATP-binding protein, which yields MRVSLRTKILGLVLSLLILVIGILAGVFAYMEKEEVEDHMGQLALQVASTVSFMPSIKQAFETEDPSEIIQPIALSVQEESGAEFVVVGNEESIRYAHPDEWKIGKKMVGGDNARALKNGDYYISQAEGTLGPSLRGKAPIINDSGEIIGIVSVGFLIEDIRAIIWDKLANVFWISLLVLVIGVIGSFLLARSIRKDTLGLEPYEITSFYQTREAILSSVKEGIISIDGDGRVTMINQSAMDLLNLREKTEGRLIKEVFPNTHMLQVLETGESTKDEEMILQDKVVIVNRTPIIHEGAVTGVVSSFRDKTEVREMVQALSEVKRYSEGLRAQTHEYTNKMYLLLGMLQLGNYQEAMKMIEEEFSSTQKHQRVIFDRIQDETLQAILTGKMSRASEQKIDFTIQEDSELQQIPGHINHADLVTVLGNIIDNAFEAVRTQADKQVEFFVTDVGEELVFEVTDNGPGIPESNYSYLFIRGFSTKQGEMRGYGLANVKEVVDKLKGTMEITAADEGGTVFSIFIPKHRGRRV from the coding sequence TTGAGGGTTTCGCTGCGTACAAAGATACTTGGGCTTGTGCTTTCCTTGCTGATTCTGGTCATCGGTATTCTGGCTGGGGTTTTCGCTTACATGGAAAAAGAAGAAGTGGAAGATCATATGGGGCAGCTGGCTCTCCAGGTTGCGAGTACGGTTTCTTTCATGCCTTCCATAAAACAGGCGTTCGAGACGGAGGATCCTTCTGAAATCATTCAGCCGATTGCGTTGAGTGTCCAGGAGGAATCGGGTGCGGAATTTGTCGTTGTCGGTAATGAGGAAAGCATTCGCTATGCCCACCCGGATGAATGGAAAATCGGAAAAAAGATGGTGGGTGGGGATAATGCGAGAGCGTTGAAAAATGGCGACTATTACATTTCACAAGCGGAAGGGACACTCGGCCCTTCATTACGTGGAAAAGCGCCTATCATCAATGACAGTGGTGAAATCATCGGCATCGTTTCTGTCGGCTTTTTAATCGAAGATATCCGCGCGATCATATGGGATAAGCTGGCGAATGTGTTTTGGATTTCTCTCTTAGTCCTCGTTATTGGTGTGATCGGCAGCTTTCTTTTGGCCCGTAGTATAAGAAAAGATACGTTGGGCCTTGAGCCATACGAAATCACTTCTTTTTATCAAACGCGCGAAGCTATTCTCTCCTCTGTAAAAGAAGGAATCATTTCCATAGATGGAGATGGACGAGTGACGATGATCAATCAGTCGGCAATGGATTTGCTGAATCTCAGGGAAAAGACAGAAGGACGACTGATCAAAGAAGTTTTCCCGAATACGCATATGCTCCAGGTGTTAGAAACGGGGGAATCGACTAAAGATGAAGAAATGATTTTGCAGGATAAAGTCGTCATCGTGAATCGGACACCGATCATCCATGAAGGAGCGGTGACAGGGGTGGTCTCCAGTTTTCGTGATAAGACCGAAGTGAGAGAAATGGTACAGGCTTTGTCTGAGGTGAAGCGTTACTCAGAAGGACTAAGAGCCCAAACTCATGAGTACACGAATAAGATGTATTTGCTATTGGGGATGCTGCAATTAGGCAATTACCAGGAAGCGATGAAGATGATCGAGGAAGAATTTTCGAGTACACAGAAGCATCAGCGAGTCATTTTTGACCGTATTCAGGATGAAACCTTGCAAGCGATTTTGACGGGGAAAATGAGCCGGGCGTCGGAACAGAAAATCGATTTCACCATTCAGGAAGATTCCGAATTACAACAAATCCCCGGGCATATCAATCATGCCGATTTGGTCACTGTCTTAGGGAATATCATCGATAATGCATTCGAAGCAGTCCGGACTCAAGCAGATAAACAGGTGGAATTTTTTGTTACAGATGTCGGTGAAGAGCTGGTTTTTGAAGTGACAGACAATGGTCCAGGGATTCCAGAGAGTAACTACTCGTACTTATTCATAAGAGGTTTTTCCACGAAACAGGGGGAAATGCGCGGCTATGGTTTGGCGAACGTCAAGGAAGTGGTCGATAAGCTGAAGGGGACGATGGAAATTACTGCGGCAGATGAGGGTGGAACCGTCTTTTCCATCTTCATCCCGAAGCATCGAGGGAGGCGAGTGTAA
- a CDS encoding response regulator, translated as MKVMISEDDFRVAEMHAQFLRMIDGVEVVGKALNAEDTLDMLVEHQPDLLLLDVYMPDQLGVDILHEVREKTPQVDVIMITAAKEKEIVEKALKYGIVDYIIKPITLERFQQTIEDYQKRKVLLAEAETFDQTMVDELMKTPQEEAESSAPPVPKGIDPLTLEKVESMLKQAKEEGLTAEQASLQMGASKTTARRYLEYLITIRKGKAEMNYGRVGRPERKYYVRN; from the coding sequence ATGAAAGTCATGATCAGTGAAGATGATTTTCGTGTAGCGGAAATGCACGCCCAGTTTTTAAGAATGATCGATGGAGTAGAGGTTGTTGGAAAAGCGCTCAATGCAGAGGATACGTTGGACATGCTTGTCGAACATCAGCCGGACTTGCTTTTGCTGGACGTCTATATGCCTGATCAGCTTGGAGTCGATATCCTGCACGAAGTCCGTGAAAAAACACCGCAAGTGGATGTGATCATGATTACGGCCGCAAAGGAAAAAGAGATAGTAGAAAAAGCCTTGAAATACGGTATCGTTGACTACATCATCAAACCGATCACACTGGAACGTTTCCAGCAGACGATCGAGGATTATCAAAAACGGAAAGTATTATTAGCAGAAGCAGAGACTTTCGACCAAACGATGGTGGATGAACTTATGAAAACCCCGCAAGAAGAGGCTGAATCATCCGCTCCCCCTGTACCTAAGGGCATCGATCCGCTGACATTGGAAAAAGTGGAATCGATGCTGAAGCAGGCGAAGGAGGAAGGTTTGACCGCAGAACAAGCCAGTCTTCAAATGGGGGCTTCTAAAACGACAGCACGTCGATACTTGGAATATTTGATCACTATTCGTAAAGGAAAAGCAGAAATGAACTATGGCCGTGTAGGGCGGCCGGAAAGAAAATACTATGTCCGCAATTGA